In Phocoena sinus isolate mPhoSin1 chromosome X, mPhoSin1.pri, whole genome shotgun sequence, a genomic segment contains:
- the LOC116747231 gene encoding heat shock transcription factor, X-linked-like codes for MSVFVPPAMTGVKQEADVLTGLPFMMVLPAALHCPVYVAEGHAALRMAADEKGPAALRMAADEKGPAAGRAPGFGEAPLPPDTAAPALGSGSCTPQSLALDQPVPAGHPDLRLLPGEAAFQDLTEEPFLKGPRTACEAVWEGSLLFHPFPRKLWTIVHSSRFASIWWNEDGTCIGINRPLFQKEVLDRDGLDKVFKTECMKSFIRQLNCYGFSKVHQDMRTSLCVTNLSTKERPAHVLSERDCPHLLVRMKPRVRTKPASGPVDGEPAAPGHLPAPSAAEPQDGLPPYPEHIQGTPSHPQVDHASALARTGSVAPAPPRTAAEPPAPHPSMQVLVPLVPVLAEVAQPAEVPWLCCAWPPAQMSPPWPVPGLAAAPRQVLSLPPPDPAQLPGAALLPLAHPGCLRWPPGLPPP; via the exons ATGAGTGTCTTCGTGCCCCCTGCGATGACGGGCGTGAAGCAGGAGGCTGACGTGCTGACGGGCCTGCCCTTTATGAT GGTGCTGCCGGCCGCGCTGCACTGTCCCGTTTACGTGGCGGAGGGACACGCCGCGCTCCGCATGGCTGCAGACGAGAAGGGCCCCGCCGCGCTCCGCATGGCTGCGGACGAGAAGGGCCCCGCCGCGGGCAGGGCGCCCGGCTTCGGCGAGGCGCCTCTTCCTCCCGACACAGCGGCTCCGGCCCTCGGCTCAGGGAGCTGCACCCCCCAGTCCCTCGCCCTGGACCAGCCCGTGCCCGCGGGACACCCCGACCTCAGGCTGCTGCCTGGAGAAGCCGCTTTCCAGGATTTGACGGAAGAGCCTTTCTTGAAAGGGCCTCGCACCGCCTGCGAGGCCGTGTGGGAAGGCAGCCTGCTCTTCCACCCCTTTCCCAGGAAGCTGTGGACGATCGTCCACAGCAGTCGCTTTGCGTCCATTTGGTGGAATGAAGACGGGACTTGCATAGGCATCAACAGGCCGCTGTTTCAAAAGGAGGTTTTGGACAGGGACGGCCTAGACAAGGTGTTCAAGACAGAATGTATGAAGAGCTTCATCCGCCAGCTTAACTGCTACGGATTCAGCAAAGTGCACCAGGACATGCGCACGTCCCTCTGCGTGACCAACCTGTCCACGAAGGAGCGGCCCGCCCACGTCCTGAGCGAG AGAGACTGCCCGCACCTCCTGGTGAGGATGAAGCCGAGAGTGCGCACTAAACCAGCATCCGGGCCGGTGGACGGCGAGCCGGCAGCCCCGGGGCACCTCCCGGCGCCCAGCGCCGCGGAGCCTCAGGACGGCCTCCCACCGTATCCTGAGCACATCCAGGGGACCCCGAGCCACCCGCAAGTCGACCATGCCTCCGCCCTGGCCAGGACTGGCTCTGTCGCTCCAGCCCCTCCTCGGACAGCAGCCGAGCCCCCTGCGCCGCATCCCAGCATGCAGGTTCTGGTCCCTCTAGTCCCTGTCCTGGCAGAGGTGGCCCAGCCAGCCGAGGTCCCCTGGCTCTGCTGCGCCTGGCCTCCCGCCCAGATGAGTCCTCCCTGGCCCGTGCCAGGCCTGGCCGCCGCACCCCGCCAAGTCCTCAGCCTTCCCCCCCCCGACCCCGCGCAGCTCCCGGGGGCCGCGCTGCTGCCTCTTGCGCACCCTGGATGCCTGAGGTGGCCGCCAGGCCTGCCGCCCCCCTGA